From a region of the Triticum aestivum cultivar Chinese Spring chromosome 7D, IWGSC CS RefSeq v2.1, whole genome shotgun sequence genome:
- the LOC123170011 gene encoding 1-aminocyclopropane-1-carboxylate oxidase 1, whose amino-acid sequence MEIPVIKMDELHGEKRSETLSLLHDACAQWGFFWLENHGINDDLMDRTKELVNKHYEQNMENNFYSSEIAKTIGPDKVTSNVDWECSFMYHHQPKSNIHDIPELLRTKVPEYAEEVVKLAEQLAEVMSENLGLDKDYLKKAFTKPSIGIKVAKYPRCSHPEVVMGLRGHTDAGGIILLFQDDLVPGLQFMKDGRWISIPPTKGNRIFVNLGDQIEVISNGIYKSICHQVVPNQNGSRLSIATFYNPGADVIIFPAPNLTYPSQYRFQDYLNFYSATKFTDKVSRFQTTKMVFK is encoded by the exons ATGGAAATTCCAGTGATAAAGATGGATGAGCTACATGGCGAGAAGAGATCAGAGACACTTTCGCTTCTCCATGATGCCTGTGCACAATGGGGATTCTTTTGG CTGGAGAATCATGGAATCAATGATGACCTCATGGACAGAACCAAGGAACTGGTGAATAAACACTATGAGCAAAACATGGAGAATAACTTCTACAGTTCTGAGATAGCAAAAACCATTGGTCCTGACAAAGTCACCTCAAATGTTGACTGGGAGTGCAGCTTCATGTATCATCATCAGCCAAAATCAAACATTCATGACATTCCCGAGCTGCTTCG TACTAAAGTTCCTGAATATGCTGAAGAAGTAGTCAAGTTGGCCGAGCAGCTAGCAGAAGTCATGAGTGAAAATCTTGGGCTGGACAAGGATTACTTGAAGAAAGCTTTCACTAAGCCTTCCATAGGCATAAAGGTGGCAAAATACCCCAGGTGCAGTCATCCAGAAGTAGTGATGGGACTCCGTGGACACACTGATGCTGGGGGAATCATACTTCTATTTCAAGATGACTTGGTCCCAGGTTTGCAGTTCATGAAAGATGGTAGGTGGATCTCAATACCACCAACAAAAGGAAATAGAATTTTCGTAAACCTCGGAGATCAGATTGAAGTGATAAGCAATGGAATATATAAGAGCATTTGCCATCAGGTAGTTCCCAATCAGAATGGGAGCCGCCTATCTATTGCAACATTCTATAACCCAGGTGCCGATGTTATAATCTTCCCAGCTCCAAATCTCACATATCCTAGCCAATACCGTTTCCAAGACTACCTTAATTTCTATTCCGCTACCAAGTTCACAGACAAGGTATCAAGGTTCCAAACTACAAAGATGGTATTCAAATGA
- the LOC123170010 gene encoding uncharacterized protein yields MEPWLPVLRHLLASSAPNAAAFSSSNSSPCSPPPAAGLLRFLLSPVPALPASEPTAVLFQTLPPLLQSQALSFLSSSASLLDPLQLRSLASRVLSAPPGRCDEFWVRRGAHHLLDGLPDKDVPDVPWEFNEEFHEPPPWLKAEAARTQPVLPWLPLDCRSMVPGGVCADQDGLDGVRGVRLESLGLEQDEYSFMQEGGRAPSPPAPPLGNSVVHRALALKKEIEMAESVLGAQQAANNLHDLCLESGNAEAVLSLVQPWVADDDTVRVLLSNLVLEEDGMHGKGPALVLCSLALPKLLDLQSAASSGLLSAALDVCKRHPAAALEAVLFPLVLRKQGLNAPQCDVLTRIVKDCMHPLHVTAFCHRLLSGEERERKPICMPQHRENIGCDLVWTESLFALFYNILSQDICLTPSTIEKLVSIIDDMAIKFPKSLKFGNFFLCFVSKCWHECKIHRVLLERAAETTSTFLTKAILVKLRPAN; encoded by the coding sequence ATGGAGCCGTGGCTGCCGGTGCTCCGCCACCTGCTCGCCTCCTCCGCCCCCAACGCCGCCGCCTTCTCGTCCTCGAACAGCAGCCCCTGctctcctcctccggcggcgggCCTCCTCCGCTTCCTCCTCTCCCCGGTGCCCGCGCTCCCCGCCTCCGAACCCACGGCCGTCCTCTTCCAGACCCTCCCGCCCTTGCTTCAGTCCCAGGCGCTCTCCTTCCtgtcctcctccgcctccctcctcgACCCGCTCCAGCTCCGCTCCCTCGCCTCTCGCGTCCTTTCCGCCCCGCCCGGCCGGTGTGATGAATTCTGGGTCCGCCGGGGCGCCCACCACCTGCTCGACGGATTGCCTGACAAAGACGTTCCTGATGTCCCCTGGGAGTTCAACGAGGAGTTCCACGAGCCGCCCCCGTGGCTTAAAGCAGAGGCGGCTCGGACACAGCCTGTCCTTCCGTGGCTGCCTCTCGATTGTCGGAGCATGGTGCCGGGTGGGGTCTGTGCCGACCAGGATGGTTTGGATGGAGTTCGGGGAGTTCGGTTGGAGTCTCTGGGGCTGGAGCAAGACGAGTATTCGTTCATGCAGGAGGGTGGGCGTGCTCCTTCTCCTCCGGCTCCTCCACTAGGAAATTCAGTCGTCCATAGGGCTCTAGCTCTGAAGAAGGAAATTGAGATGGCAGAGTCAGTTTTGGGTGCTCAGCAGGCAGCCAACAATTTGCATGATCTCTGCCTTGAATCCGGGAATGCTGAGGCGGTACTTAGCTTAGTACAGCCATGGGTAGCTGATGATGACACAGTGAGGGTTCTGCTGTCAAATTTGGTACTCGAGGAAGATGGGATGCATGGAAAAGGCCCGGCACTTGTGCTGTGTTCTCTTGCCCTACCAAAGTTACTTGACCTTCAAAGTGCAGCTTCATCTGGCCTTCTTTCTGCTGCATTAGATGTCTGCAAACGCCACCCAGCTGCTGCACTGGAGGCTGTCCTCTTCCCGCTAGTTCTTAGAAAACAAGGCCTGAATGCTCCTCAGTGCGATGTGCTCACACGGATTGTCAAGGATTGTATGCACCCTTTGCATGTCACCGCCTTCTGTCATAGGCTGCtttcaggggaggagagagagcggAAACCGATCTGTATGCCTCAGCATCGGGAAAATATTGGCTGCGATTTGGTCTGGACAGAATCTCTCTTTGCACTATTCTACAACATTCTCAGTCAAGACATTTGCCTAACACCAAGCACCATCGAGAAGCTAGTGTCCATTATTGATGATATGGCAATAAAGTTCCCAAAGTCGCTTAAATTTGGCAACTTCTTTCTGTGCTTCGTCTCGAAGTGTTGGCATGAATGTAAGATCCACAGGGTTTTACTTGAGAGAGCTGCTGAGACAACCAGCACTTTCTTGACTAAAGCTATATTGGTCAAACTGCGGCCTGCTAATTGA